From the genome of Candidatus Scalindua japonica:
AAAAACGGCGTAAGAGATTCAGGGTTACCTTTGGCAGGGGTACGAAACGGTCTTTATTGCCTTTGCTATCGCGGATATGCACCCGCATTCGCTGAGAATCGACATCGCTAACCTCAAGACGTAGTCCTTCACCCAGGCGGAGACCAAGACTGTAAAGAACAAAGTAGAAGGCCCGGTAACTGAGTTTTCTCGTCACCTGGAAAAGTTGGTGGGCTTCATTAATGGTGACAATATCGGGCAAACGTTGCGTTTTGGGTGGTTTAATAAGATTTACTTGCTCCCAACGCTTATGAAGCACATGAGTGTAGAAAAACTTTAGTCCGTAGAGGTCTAATTTGACTGCGCTCCATGAATGGGTATTGAGGAGATTGGAAAAATAGTCAAGTAGTTGCTGTTCAGATAGATCGTGTATCTGATTGTCAAAATAATCACCGATCCGTCGGATGGCACGTGAATAAGCCTCGATTGTTTTTGGCCGGAGTCCTTTCAAGCGTAGGTGCTTTAGATGCGTTTGGTAATTTTTGTTGAAATCGGATTGAGATAATGTTTTCATAGACCTGTAACCTCCTATTTGTTAATAGATTCACCCTCCCGTTGAGGGTGTGAGGTTACATTATATAATAAATTTCCGATTTTGTTCTCCGCGATAGCGGCTTCGTCCAACAATCAAGTGAACATGATCAATCTGAATACTTAGCTCTATAACTTCACAACCTTTTTGCTCTGAAAAAGCCCTTATACACCTGTTTACTTCATTTGCAACTTGACCTGTCAGAATCCTTAAACGATACTTCGGTGTCCAAAGAATATGATATTGACAATGCCATAACGCATGCGATAATCTACGAAATCGACTCATTTGTTACTCCTTTGTTGATGTTGTGGGGACAACTCAACTCAGATTGTAACAATGAGTCTTTTTATTTGGCAAAGCCTTTGTTCTCTGACCACGACCAAAGGTCGTGGGTTTCCACAATATAACTAAATTTAAGAGATTTTGGAAAATTTTTGAGTTTACCAAAACGTAAGTCCATGTAAATAAAGGATCCAGTTTTTCAAGAAGTCCCAAAATAGGCTAAAACCCGTTGTAGTGTAGACCTACCCCCTTTTTTTCTTAATTCCTTTCTGCAATAATACCCCCATAATGTTTCTAAGATGCAACGAACGATTTAAAAATGGTAAGAACCGGTAGTTAAGTCTTGCTTGGATAAGATCCGTTCCTGGATTAATAGAAATCAGGTGCAGGCGTTTAGCTATTGAGGTTTGCTGTCGAATGCATTTACCTACATTAACAACCAATGGTCAAAACTAACAGTTTTCGTGGAAGACGGACGCCTGCAACTGGACAACAACAATGCGGAACGTCATATCCGGCCTATTGCGACGGGTAGAAAGGTGTGGTTGTTTGCACAAAGCGAAGCCGGTGCAAGGGCAACTGCAACTTGGTATTCGCTGGTTGAAACTGCAAGGGCTAATGGATTAGAGCCTTACTGGTATCTTCGAAAGGTTTTCGAAGAGATGCCAATTTATTTACGAGATCGAAAACCAGTAAATGATTTACTACCTTGGAATGTCGATTCCAAGGAACTGGAGCAACTCGCTAGACATGATTAACTGGGTGTTTACAAAATTAGAGTATTTTCCTTGTGAAGGTAAAGTTGTTAATACAAAGATTTCTGAAGTTAAGAGAAAAAGGAGAATACAGTACTTAATCAATTATTCTGCACCCTTTTCATAATATAGTATTACTTTGTATTTTGATGTAGAGATATTATCTGTTGTCGCTAGTGGAACAGGCCTTATCTTGAAATTCTCTAAAAATATGTCACAAAGCGATGGAACAATAAAAAACTGCAACCAATCACAATATAACCAGCTACAGGTTATTCTTGCTTATCGAAAGTCAATTTTACAATAAGCTCACGCTAGTTTTTATCTTCTCGCAGGGCTAATTGACCTAGGCGAGAGAAGTTAATGGATTCTCCCAAGATTCTGGCGGCTTCTTGGGCTGCGTGAAAACCCGAAGAGTTTTCCGCTTCAACATAATCCACATAAAAACTGGCTTTGCGTTGAAAATCTTGTGCGATTTTTATTTTATCCTCGGAAACCCCTTTCTTACTGGCTTTCTTAATATCATAAATCAAATCCACCAAAGCATCTAAAGTGGTATGAACCAAATTAACATGACGGTCTTGAATCTTTTCCGTTCGTTTCAGTAAGTTATCCTCAGAAACTTTATGACAGGTCTGACAGGCATTATTGATGTTTAGCAAAGGGCTGCGCACATGGTGGTCACTGATCTTCAAAGCACCAACCCTTTGGTAAGGCATGTGGCAATCCGCACAAGAAACCCCAGCCTGAGCATGGATCCCCTGTGACCACATTTCAAACTCAGGATGTTGTACTTTTAACATTGGAGCCCCGGTTTCCTTATGTTGCCAATCCTTAAAACCCACTTCGTCATAGTATTCCAGCATATTTTCCACTTTGAGTCCTTTAGACCAAGGATAAACCAAACGCTTTTGATCCCCTTTAAAATAATATTCCACGTGACACTGCGCGCAGGCAAAGGTGCGCATCTCTTGATGGGTTGCCATTGTGTTTACATCATAATCTGGAATCCCTTCCAACGCTTTCACCTCACGGATCCCAGCGATAAAAGCTGGACGCGTCACCCTGAGTTCCATGGTCTGCGAATCGTGACAATCGATACAGGATACCGGATACTTTACATGTTTCATAGCTTCCTTGTAAGGCATAGGGTTAAATTTTTCAGATCCCTTGATAATATCGCCATCGCCTAACTTTTTAAAAGGGACATAAACTGAAGCGTGACAATTCATACACGTTCCGGGTTGCGGCACAATATGGCGTCCGGTAAAGAGCTGGTCTTCCAACATATAAGCATGCCCACGTTCTTCTCGAAAGTCTTTCGCAAAAGCATAACCCGCCCACATAAGTTTTAATTGAGGA
Proteins encoded in this window:
- a CDS encoding IS66 family transposase, translating into MLSNAFTYINNQWSKLTVFVEDGRLQLDNNNAERHIRPIATGRKVWLFAQSEAGARATATWYSLVETARANGLEPYWYLRKVFEEMPIYLRDRKPVNDLLPWNVDSKELEQLARHD
- a CDS encoding ammonia-forming cytochrome c nitrite reductase subunit c552 — translated: MSTSKPSRILLIVIICLCSALAFSILALLANIFEKKVEGKNPFFRVVELTDDTEDPTIWGKNFPQQYDDYNRTVDMMRTKYGGSEGIPREPTEDDPRDVTSYSKLDIIPQLKLMWAGYAFAKDFREERGHAYMLEDQLFTGRHIVPQPGTCMNCHASVYVPFKKLGDGDIIKGSEKFNPMPYKEAMKHVKYPVSCIDCHDSQTMELRVTRPAFIAGIREVKALEGIPDYDVNTMATHQEMRTFACAQCHVEYYFKGDQKRLVYPWSKGLKVENMLEYYDEVGFKDWQHKETGAPMLKVQHPEFEMWSQGIHAQAGVSCADCHMPYQRVGALKISDHHVRSPLLNINNACQTCHKVSEDNLLKRTEKIQDRHVNLVHTTLDALVDLIYDIKKASKKGVSEDKIKIAQDFQRKASFYVDYVEAENSSGFHAAQEAARILGESINFSRLGQLALREDKN